The following is a genomic window from Malus sylvestris chromosome 12, drMalSylv7.2, whole genome shotgun sequence.
GGAATAAGTTTACTTCATCTTCATGTATGATCCCCAACATAAAAAATTATCTGCCTCTACCTTTAAATACCTCGAATACAGTGGGTGATCCAATCCTAAGGACCCAACAAGGCCTTAAAGAAATTGTACATCTAGGTCTGCAAATCTAACTATTTGTCACTTATCATTTGCAGTTAGTTGCAACACTTTCACAAGGAACACAAGTCATATATTTGCCACAGGAGACATGAAGAGCTTACATTTCAGGAGTTCGCACATCATAAAGTCTGACAGAACCATCTACAAAGCCAGCTGCAAAGTGACCCCCGTGAACTTGAGAAGCAGACTAACAGACAATGCAGGAATCAGTCATTATTACACCATTCATTTTCTAGATTGCAAAATCAATAGTCAAATCCATACGTCTGTAAATTGATAAACTACAGCTGTAAATTCAGATGTCGAAAGTAAGTTGAGGTGGTAAAAACTCACCAGGGCTGAGATGCTACAATCTGATGAAGAAGGAATAGAATTAATAAGCTGCTCTTTATCCAGATCCCAAAGCATAATGGATGATAGTTCGCCAGAAGCATACTAGCAAATGAAGCAATGCAGAAGTAATCAAAATATTATTCACAACAAAGACCAAGAATCACAAAATTTGAAACAGAACTTATCCTGTAGCCCTAACGTATTACATCTTACAGAGAGGAAGTACCAGATATCCAGATTGTTGTTGCCAATCCACAACAGCATTCAAACTTCGCACCCCAGGTTTATGAccttgaattgaagaaaatgcaGTGACAAGCTTCTGTTGACCCTTCAAAGTGTAATCTTTCCAAATTCGAATGTTTCCATCACCTAATTATATGACCGCAAAAAGGTGCAACTTATTTAGAAAGGTTCAACAATAGCACCCTTCCTGACGAAGAAGCTAATTTTTCAGTAGTATAGAATATTACTTGAAGCAGCAAGAAGCAAGCTGTCATCAAGCTCATTGACAAGGCAGAGCTTGGAGATTCCTTTGTCAGGAAAATCATGATTATTGAAGCTGTTGAGAAGGGTAGCCTCCTTTTGCTCTTGGTAATTCCACACCCTATGAAGAAATAACCACCAAAACATAAACATACCATCATATTTTTACTAGACTACATAGTAAAACACTTAGGGTAATCAATAAATATTAGCAACATGAACCAAATTCACTCATACAAGAATGCATATGCACCCAATGGTTACCCAAAACCCAAACAAAACCTCATAGTTTGACAAAGAGAGGCCATTTCATTTTTCAAAGGAAGCAACCCTCCATCATTCATCAAATATTGATGCATATATTAAAAGGATACCTATTAATAATCGTACAAAACCAAACTAAACAACCGAAGAAAAAGACAATTTCATATGACTTAATGACTATTTCAATCACAGCTGTTCCTGTCTGTGAAAGTTTATCGTGACGAATAAAGAAAACATAGAATGAATATTACCCACATTACATAAATATTAAAAggtgaaattttaaaaaagtgaTGACCTACGCACCTGATTTGCTCATTCTCGTCTGCACCGACCACAATAGGAGAAAATGGTTTCAGCAAGATTGTTTTTGTACCCGTCTCAAACTTGGTGTCCCAGCTAGCAATTTGATTATTAAGCTTGCTCACAGCTGACCACGAACATGGAAGATACATTAATTCCACAAAAGAGCCTAAATAatgataaacaaaaataaaagataaaagagCAAAAGGAGGAATTAGAGAAGAAAACCAACAAGAGTGCTGGCATTTAGCAATGTGCTCCAAGGCAaatttttctctctcctctcttctaCTTAGTACTTCTTTACTGTCATCCGCGACAATGAGAAGTGGCTTGGAAAAGTGCCCACAACCCCAATTGTAGATGGCTGATTGAGGAAGAAAACTGCGTTCCGAGGCTCCAGAAGTTCCCCCAGAACCTAAAAGTGGATCCGCTAATCCAGAATCTGGACTCATTAGATGAGGCCTGAAGTCTAAAGAGCATACTCTCCGTATTCCAGTTAAGTGATTTGGCTGAGGAGGGCTGACAGGAGGAGTTCGGAATGGCATGTGACCTGTCAAAAATCGGTTACTAAACAAAAAGACTGGAAGTGCATAGATAGATTAAACTAACCAGCGATACCATACATCACCAACATCAAATGGAGCTCAATGTCAGGTTAAAGAATAACTTCCAAGATATTTTTTACCCCCCAGCTCCATTTGATGTTTTAATATACTAATGTTAGAACCTGCaattaattaaaaggaaaactaatgaaaagggcttgaaaactttgagttttaatgataaggacaaaataaagggtaaagtgaatagtaccaggattgactttttagtgttaaaatgtggtttttcgttaaagtgaacagtaccgggtgcttttcgttaaagttcccttaattaaAAGGAGAATGTCTGGAAGAAAAAGTAAGTAATTCTCATATCGTTACCTCCATTCATATCTAACCATGAAGAAGACCGAGCTAATCCACCAAAACTGGGAGTCGGAGTTGCTGTAATGGATTCACCAGGTCGAACACTGTTACCAGTGGACTTTACGGGTTTGGCCACCACTTGTTCAATCCCTATAATGGCCAAAACCCGCCTACCAAGGCTTGCAATGCGTGGAGATGGATCCTTGGCTAAGGTACACATAGCCAATACACACTGCGAATACATTGCATTGTCCAGGGGTTTAGGTGTTGAGTGGTTGACAACACCATTGCTCACACCATCATTTAATATTCCAGAATCAGAATGATGAGATGAATCGTCAGACAATGGTGATCCATGCATAATTCCAGAACTAGCTAGAGGGCTGCTGGTGGAGACTCTCCCATCTCGACCCAATGAGTTATCATTGGTTCCTCTCAACAGTGGACCAATTTGAGATGAAACAACACAACCTTTAATATGAGCCAAAGAGGGGAAGGAATTCAAAAGAGAATTAGATTGTGGTTTCCAATATGCAGCAGCTATTGACTTGAGGTGCTTGTTGTGGCCAAAGGCAAAGCGTCCCAGTGCTGCAAAGAAGATACAAGTTTACTCAAATCAAATTCCTACAAGAAATCTCTTGATGATTAATTAAATCTCAGGGCCCCGTAAAACAATCCCGCTGTTGTTTTGAATGAGGGGaaagaaggaaaggaaagaaCACTACGGTATGTACTGGTGACAGAAAATCTAGTGCATATTTATTACCCAAAAGCAATAAAATTCCAAACAAACGAGTATGATTAACTGATTATCAGATCGCTAATCACATACCAACAGCAACTTCGGCCCTGACCAGAGGGCTGCCATCCGAAGCAACACTTAATAGACTTCTAATAATACTAATTTCAGCTCTAATCTTTTCATCATCAtcgttttcttcttctccaccaACGCCATCTCTACATGAGCCTGAACCCACATCAAGAAGGGTACCCAGTGCGAAAACAGCAGAAGCTCTAACCTGAAATAGAACAATCTCAGTGACTAAGTTACAGAACCCAAAAATGTCATTGGTTAATAATAGAGTCTATATAGTCAAAGTTTACCTCTGGTTGGGGCTCAGAAAGTAGAGGAGCACATATTGAATAGGCATCTGCCTGCAAACCAAATATTTGGGCCTCTGTAAAATCCTCCCACAGCTTTCCCAGACAGAGGCAAAGCCACTGAAGAAATAGTGGTTCTGTCTGTGTATCATTTAGAGTTGGACCCTGAAGGTGCTTCAAGCAAACATGTATCAAATCTGCTTCAAGACAAGCCTCCTGCCCACGTCTATGCCCATCGACAATTACAGCTAAAACAAAAGCAGCCATTGCACGTTGTTCTGGATATGCTTCCATACTATCAAGAAACCTAATGAAATATGTATGACCCCCATCCTTCACTAGATCAACCTGACATGACTGATTCCACACAAAAAAAAGGGTGATTACTACTGTGGTACTAACTGAGAAACTGAAGGGGGGCAGGCATATGGCACCAGAAAGGAACTTATAAGCAAAAATGGATCAAAAATAAATCTTCAGTTCACAACCCATCAGGAAAAAAGCAAAGAAGCACATGCTTCGCAAATTGTTGATGACAGGGAGTTTTGATATGGAGACATCAATGCCTAAGATTAGAAGCAGGTATCAAGATAGTATGTAACAGTAGCAAATTCTAAGATTAGAAGCAGGTATCAAGATAGTATGTGACAGTAGCAAATTCTTATGAAGAGCATGTCACAATTATAGCAATTATAAACATCTGGAGAAAGAATGTGCTGCAGTAATCTAGGCATACCTTATCAAGAGCAAGaatttttgtccatataaataCAAGAATATGTCGTAGTTCAGGTGTCATTGTTTGTAACAGCTTCAGAACATACGGAAATATCCCAACAGACAAGGCCTAAAAACAGAAATGTGAAATTTTTAAAGAACATCAAAATATTGTTCTCAACCAACATAGAGATAACAAGACAGaacattttcaaatgacaaCACATACCAGATCTACAGCCCAGGGTCCCATATCAAGGAATCTTCCCAGAAGAACCAGAGCTCGAAATCGGTGGCATTGACTAAGTAACACCTTAAATACAGATGTTATTCAGTCAGGGGttattaaggaaaaaaaaaacaggcaAAGAATGAACTTAATACAATGATACATGATGAATAACAAACCAGCAAGTTGAATCAACATAACGAAGAAAAGTAGAACTGCTCTACAAGCCAAATTACACCACCACAACTTACAGTCCATGGCACTACTCTGTTATCATCTCAATAGAAATGAACTCAACCAATACTCCCTAGGACTACCATGTAATTTTGCCCAGTTATTTCACAGCTGGGTTTACAAATAAGGTACTGTTACCAAATACACCTAATTAAGGAACTTTATATCAATGCCTCAAAACAGGATACAAACAACCTAAAGATGACTATTTTCAGCCCACTTTAAAAACAAAAGCAATTAGACATGATATAAAGAAAGCGTACATAATACCTATATCCCAGAAAGCTTTAGTAAACCAAACTAAAAAGTGATAAATATAATATCACACCTGAAGAACAATAGGCAATTGCTCTGGTGGTTTCTTGTTTTCAGACCCATGGTCAAGCCATACCTCAAAAGCAGTCAACTGCTCAGTGAAAAATGGGCTTGGCTGGAATAAAGCAAAAATATAACGATCAAAGTCAATGTCAGGCATGTCACAAAAATACCAAACAGGAAagttatacaaatatctaattCCACATAACACTGTGAGGAACCTAActgcataaaataaaaaaaagcaacAAACTTGCATAAAAAGAACCCAGAAGCACACCTGGAACTCCGCATTAGGATCCTCAACCAATAGTGGAAGCTGAGAAAGGCATATCTCAGCAGCCATGTCCCATGCATCCCTGCAGTTAGCATAAGCAAAAGAGGTGACAATTGATTTAACTAACATATGAAGCATGactgaaaattttctccttTAGTACCACATATGATGCTGATGGGTTGGAGGCAACTGTGGGTGAGAGATCGGAGAGCAATTTGCGGATCGCATAATTCGCTCAGCAAGTAAAAAATTGCGAAAAAGGCTGGCAACTAGCAGGTCTTGTCTGAACAGTCTCTGGAAAAGATCTGCAACACAGAACTGAGTATTAGATCGATGTACCATCACCAAAACAGACATAAATGAACATCCAGTTCAAAAACATTGGATAATGGTACAGCAGACCACTacattggaaagaaaaaaacctaCCGTGAGGGAGAACATTCCATGCAATCGTATCAGTGACTGCAGTAAAAATCCAATTCAACTCGCCCAAAAGTGTTTTCCGGTCATTTTGGCGGCCAGGGATTTTATCTATTAGCAAATAATCAAGAGATTCATGAAGTAATGATCGTGTGCAGAACCTGAGAGAATACATAACAATCCAATAAGTAGAACCATATAGAATGCTAGAACATAACAAGGAGAGAAACAAAAAGTGAAAGCAGGAGAAATTATAATCAATGACAGTAATTGTACAAACAGCCTAGTGGATGAAGTACAACTCCTAACAGTAGACAAAACTTAAGACCGATAATCACTTCTTGTAACAAAACAAGGAGAACAAGCTTCACCATCTTAATGCCATCTTGATGGGAGTTGTGAGGCAAGAAGTAAACACATCAGCAGGAAATTCAGCACTCTGTGGAAGAGTCTCGTGTGCTTCACAAGCCGCTAGCAGGATACAATCCCTTGCAGATCCAGATGAGCTAGAGCTACCCCAATCATGAAGCTAaccaaaaaaaatccaactattACATTGAAGTCTATACTATCGAATTAATAATACCAGTTCGGACATCTTGGAAACCTCAATATCAAAtttacataaacattcataactgcACTGTAGGATACCTCAATGAAAGAATTGACTATCATCCCAGCAGCAGAACAATCAAACACATATATTGAAGGTGTCTTCAACCAAGAATCGAGGTCACTAATTGGCAAGGGGATATACTGTGTATAACTCTGCACCcaataaaaaactaaatgagaactacaaaAGCATTATTTAAAGATAGCAAGGAACAAAACAGCAGGCTTCAAATTGGTAAGAACCTTATTAAAGAGCCAAATTTCACCATTAGCAGTTGGCTTGGGTACACCATGTCCATTATAATGGAAAAGAACTCTCTCGGACTTGGCATATTTGCGGCATGTATTACAAAGTTTCTTCACTTCTTCTACCGTAGGATCAAGCTGAACCTTGTAGCGAGCCTGGTCGCATAAtatcaaacaaaattaaagtttaatttAGACAACAAAATTAACAGCATgcacaaagaaaacaaaaaccatCTCACCCTTGGTTGCCACCTTTCGTACTGTTGACTCAAGGTTTTACCAATTGTTTCAAGAGCTTTTTGTGGAGCCATTGCAAATGGATCTGAAGACAGAAAAAATGTTAACAGAATGGTAAACttgacaaacaaaaaaatataatatccAAAAACATTCTGTTGCCAaagggaaaataaaaataaaagtgttTGGTTGTGTCTAAGTTATAATGCTTGTAGACCCACAACTGTGTATCATTTCCTCTTGGCAACATGTATTTACTATTATATTTAATAATGGGTACAAGAAGATGTTAACAAAAGATAAATTCAAACTCCACTAAGGAATATGTCATATTTAGTGAAACTTAAATCAATCTTTTACGTCATGCACTGTAGAATTATTAGCCATAGCATGCCAAGGGTGCTTTggtattgaaaatgaataagagaACCTAGAACTCACGCACACTATACCAAGTCCAACAAGTAAGAAACTCAATAAGACAACCCAAACGGTTAAAGAACAGAATTAATAACCAATACACTACCAACAAACTAAAGCAAGAGTAAAAATCAGCAGTGTAAAAGCACCTATCCAGCACTCCATTCTGGCACAGGGAGATATCTTAATTACATCGGGCGGATCAACGCTAATGTTTAAACATAATACCAGAGCTACACATCCCGTCTTCATCTGCAAAGAAGTTGAAAGTTAAACTAAAATAAGCACAATTAACCAGTACAATATTGTGAGCGTCTTCGGTCAGaacaaaaataagaaactaaGTTCAACAAATCAAATAGCTCCAAGTAAGAATTACTTTAAGCTTTGGCCATCCCCTGAAAGAATATTGTCACTGTGTTTTTTAAAGGAAACGGTTATATTTAATAATTCCTTCAATGCCGTCGTTGAAGAATAGGGTTGAAAgttcataacaaaaaaaactaaattagCAATTCTACAAGAAAAATTAGTGCTATATTCTAAAATCCTAAATAAAGATCAGGTTTTCCTCAGATAATAGTTTAACCATCAATGACAGTGCCACCAAAGTCACCTACAGGCTAGACCGCAAGGGGCACCTAGGCTATCTGTGTGACTTCCATTACTACCCCTAACCCACTTATGATCACTGGTAAAACTGCATAAGAAAAGTGTTCAAGATTTCTAATGGTTCGcgcaatgaaaatttgaaaacaaagataaaagCAGAAGTTGTGTCCTTTATTGGTCTCCATAATTGAGTAAAGAACATGGGATTAATCATAGACATTTCAAAACCATACAAAATCATTTTTCTCGAATCAAAGTTCACCAACCATTGTACTAATTCTTCTTGTCATGTGATACATCATACAAGTAATGGTGGTTTAAATTCTCAGGATAGTCACACATCCTTCTGTAACAAATTGCAAAAAGAAAACGTCACGTATCTGTGGGAGGTTTGAATGGAACGCGCAGCAACAAAAACTAGTGCCAACTGAAAGGAACCTGGCCATTAAGAGGgcaggaaaaagaaaaacccgTCCTTACAAGCAGGAGTTCCCAGAAGGAGAAATCTAGAAGTGTGAAAGTCACTTCCCATTGATCGAGACCTAAATATGAGAAATTGACAAACTTTTCTTTCCCCATTGATCGAGACCTAAATATGAGAAATTGACAAACTTTTCTTTCCTATCAAACTAAAAATGGAATTATTCAAACAACCCAGTGATCGAAACCTAATTCAAAACCAAGTTGTTGGGTTGTACCACCAAAGTATCTGATGATTACGAATTCAGAGGAACAAAATTAGCGAGGGAATGTTAAAACTTCCTAGCCAGAATACAAATACCTgatttttacataaaaaaaattaacaatttttcATAACAACTTTAATTTGAATTGCAGGGATTTGATCTACAGatttcagtttcagaaataagTAAGCCACTAGCATACTAAACTGAAATGAGACATCTTTTCCTGTCAAATTATCTAACAAATACAACTTTAACAACGAATTTATGCCATGAGAAAAATGAATAGCATGTACTGAAAAAAGGGGCTTACTCGGTCTTTAGGCCGCCATTTCGATACTAAACCACTATCCGATGGTCCGGTGGGCACGCAAGCCTCGAAAGCATCGTGCCGAAGTTCACACAATACAGTGGTTTGGGGCAAGTAGGCCAAGCTTGTGGCGGTGGTAGCGGTGGCATTTCCATAGCTACTACTGGCAGTTTCTGATTCCCTTCTCTGCGAGCTCAAATCTCCGTCATCGTGGCTGGACGCGCAGTCGTCCAACTGGCTGGAGACCACCACCACCGAGGATTGCGAAAACCGGGAGGCCATCAAATCCCCCAATGCCATTCAAATCGAAAACCCTCAGAGCATAAACAGAGAAGCAATCAATTGAACAACCATGCCCAGAAATAACCAAATGGAATCACTGAAAACCTAG
Proteins encoded in this region:
- the LOC126592953 gene encoding regulatory-associated protein of TOR 1-like, giving the protein MALGDLMASRFSQSSVVVVSSQLDDCASSHDDGDLSSQRRESETASSSYGNATATTATSLAYLPQTTVLCELRHDAFEACVPTGPSDSGLVSKWRPKDRMKTGCVALVLCLNISVDPPDVIKISPCARMECWIDPFAMAPQKALETIGKTLSQQYERWQPRARYKVQLDPTVEEVKKLCNTCRKYAKSERVLFHYNGHGVPKPTANGEIWLFNKSYTQYIPLPISDLDSWLKTPSIYVFDCSAAGMIVNSFIELHDWGSSSSSGSARDCILLAACEAHETLPQSAEFPADVFTSCLTTPIKMALRWFCTRSLLHESLDYLLIDKIPGRQNDRKTLLGELNWIFTAVTDTIAWNVLPHDLFQRLFRQDLLVASLFRNFLLAERIMRSANCSPISHPQLPPTHQHHMWDAWDMAAEICLSQLPLLVEDPNAEFQPSPFFTEQLTAFEVWLDHGSENKKPPEQLPIVLQVLLSQCHRFRALVLLGRFLDMGPWAVDLALSVGIFPYVLKLLQTMTPELRHILVFIWTKILALDKSCQVDLVKDGGHTYFIRFLDSMEAYPEQRAMAAFVLAVIVDGHRRGQEACLEADLIHVCLKHLQGPTLNDTQTEPLFLQWLCLCLGKLWEDFTEAQIFGLQADAYSICAPLLSEPQPEVRASAVFALGTLLDVGSGSCRDGVGGEEENDDDEKIRAEISIIRSLLSVASDGSPLVRAEVAVALGRFAFGHNKHLKSIAAAYWKPQSNSLLNSFPSLAHIKGCVVSSQIGPLLRGTNDNSLGRDGRVSTSSPLASSGIMHGSPLSDDSSHHSDSGILNDGVSNGVVNHSTPKPLDNAMYSQCVLAMCTLAKDPSPRIASLGRRVLAIIGIEQVVAKPVKSTGNSVRPGESITATPTPSFGGLARSSSWLDMNGGHMPFRTPPVSPPQPNHLTGIRRVCSLDFRPHLMSPDSGLADPLLGSGGTSGASERSFLPQSAIYNWGCGHFSKPLLIVADDSKEVLSRREEREKFALEHIAKCQHSSVSKLNNQIASWDTKFETGTKTILLKPFSPIVVGADENEQIRVWNYQEQKEATLLNSFNNHDFPDKGISKLCLVNELDDSLLLAASSDGNIRIWKDYTLKGQQKLVTAFSSIQGHKPGVRSLNAVVDWQQQSGYLYASGELSSIMLWDLDKEQLINSIPSSSDCSISALSASQVHGGHFAAGFVDGSVRLYDVRTPEMLICSTQPHTQKVERVVGIGFQPGLDPSKIVSASQAGDIQFLDIRNGRDAYLTIEAHRGSLTALAVHRHAPIIASGSAKQLIKVFSLEGEQLGTIRYYPSFMAQKIGPVSSLAFHPYEVLLAAGAADACASIYADDNSQAR